Proteins encoded by one window of Lates calcarifer isolate ASB-BC8 linkage group LG5, TLL_Latcal_v3, whole genome shotgun sequence:
- the LOC108882269 gene encoding NACHT, LRR and PYD domains-containing protein 12-like isoform X4, whose translation MLLSSAPRPARRIIKTPQIQLSQSEGESTVTKTSAPLPVRWWWWGVMMTSQVLFDTLGHLGKDEFHNFKWHLQQGDGYSYSAIPKGKLEDAERRDTVDLMMQTYTPRKAVVVTRRILEKINRNDLVERLSGTRSGSEAVIVPVPESQPITYYQGKLQSNLQNRFMCAQEGWAQKKDEQCLADIYTELYVTAGADVHINTQHEVRQIEKPGKPADTEKSVKPSDMFKHPSGKYRPIKTLLTNGIAGIGKTFLVHKFVLDWAEKRTNQDVHLIFPFTFRQLNSMKGEKFHLVELIHECIPETKHISDDALMYVFKNLEESGNSNFDKSEFKLLFILDGLDESRLQLDCTTNEKPEGDFVVTESTSVDVLLTNLIRGKLLPSARLWITTRPAAANQIHSDFVNMVTEVRGFTDPQKEEYFRKRFRDEDQASRIISHIKTSRSLHIMCHIPVFCWITATVLEDVLKTREGGELPKTLTEMYTEFLVFQINQTKKKYGPEKKMQYIKSLAKLAFQQLEEGNIIFYEKDLKESGVDVNGASKCSGVFTEIFKEERGRKDEDKIFSFVHLSVQEFLAAVYVRMSLFKHNRNVMCEPATTIQQLRMVFSQMSVAEIHRIAINKALQSTNGHLDLFLRFLLGLSQEPSQKLLPDLLKNTISISEAHQETVKYIKKKLSENLSPEKSINLFHCLNELNDRSLVEEIQQSLSSGSLSTGYLSPAQWSALVFILLSSEKDLDVFDLKKYSASEEALLRLLPVVKASNKALLSGCNLSERSCEALSSVLRSQSSSLKELDLSNNNLQDSGLKMLSIGLENPHCRLESLRLSGCNLSWRSLKTISSVLSSQFSSLRDLDLSNNNLQDSGVKLLSEGLGSSQCRLKILRLSGCNLSKRSCEILSSVLSSQFSSLRDLDLSNNNLQDSGVKLLSAGLESTQCRPENLRLSGCNLSERSCEALSSVLSSQSSSLRDLDLSNNNLKDSGVKLLSARLESPHCRLETLRLSSCNLSERSCEALSSVLSSESSSLRDLDLSNNDLQDSGVKLLSDGLENPHCRMENLG comes from the exons atgttgttgtccTCAGCTCCTCGTCCTGCTCGTCGGATCATAAAGACTCCACAGATTCAACTGTCTCAGTCTGAAGGAGAATCAACAGTCACCAAGacttcagctcctcttcctgT gcggtggtggtggtggggggtcaTGATGACATCACAGGTCCTCTTTGACACACTGGGACATCTGGGAAAAGACGAATTCCACAACTTCAAATGGCATCTGCAGCAGGGTGACGGTTACAGCTACTCAGCCATCCCAAAGGGCAAACTGGAGGATGCAGAGCGGCGGGACACAGTAGATCTGATGATGCAGACCTACACACCTCGGAAAGCCGTGGTGGTGACCAGGAGGATTTTAGAGAAGATCAACAGGAATGATCTGGTGGAGCGATTGTCTGGCACCAGGTCAGGATCAGAAG CTGTGATAGTTCCAGTGCCAGAATCACAACCTATCACATATTACCAAGGAAAGCTTCAGTCAAACCTCCAGAACAGGTTCATGTGTGCACAAGAAGGGTGGGCACAGAAGAAGGATGAGCAGTGTCTGGCTGATATCTACACAGAGCTGTACGTCACAGCTGGGGCTGACGTCCATATCAACACACAgcatgaggtcagacagattgagAAACCAGGAaaaccagcagacacagagaaatcGGTTAAACCCAGTGACATGTTCAAACACCCCTCTGGAAAATACAGACccataaaaacactgctgacCAATGGAATCGCAGGAATTGGAAAAACGTTCCTTGTGCACAAGTTTGTGTTGGACTGGGCTGAAAAAAGAACCAATCAAGACGTTCATCTAATTTTCCCCTTCACCTTCCGTCAGCTGAATTCAATGAAGGGAGAAAAGTTTCATTTGGTAGAGCTCATTCATGAATGTATCCCAGAAACCAAGCACATCAGTGACGACGCTCTTATGTACGTTTTTAAAAACTTAGAGGAATCAGGAAACAGCAACTTTGACAAAAGTGAATTCaagcttttgtttattttggatgGACTGGATGAGAGCCGCCTTCAATTGGACTGCACCACAAATGAAAAGCCGGAAGGTGACTTTGTTGTGACAGAGTCCACTTCAgtggacgtgctgctgacaaacctaatcagggggaaactgcttccctctgctcgcctctggataaccacacgacctgcagcagccaatcagatccaTTCTGATTTTGTcaacatggtgacagaggtcagagggttcactgacccacagaaggaggagtatttcaggaagaggttcagagatgaggatcaggccagcaggatcatctcccacatcaagacctcacgaagcctccacatcatgtgtcacatcccagtcttctgctggatcactgctacagttctggaggatgtgttgaaaaccagagagggaggagagctgcccaagaccctgactgagatgtacACCGAATTCCTGGTGTTTCAGATCAACCAGACAAAAAAGAAGTATGGcccagaaaagaaaatgcagtaCATTAAATCTCTGGCAAAACTGGCTTTTCAGCAGCTGGAAGAAGGCAACATCATCTTCTATGAGAAAGACTTAAAAGAAAGTGGTGTTGATGTCAATGGGGCCTCGAAGTGTTCTGGTGTGTTCACAGAGATCTTTAAAGAAGAGCGTGGGAGGAAGGATGAAGACAAGATATTCAGCTTTGTgcatctgagtgttcaggagtttctaGCTGCTGTTTATGTGAGGATGTCGCTCtttaaacacaacagaaatgtgATGTGTGAGCCAGCAACAACCATTCAGCAACTGCGGATGGTTTTCAGTCAAATGTCTGTGGCAGAAATCCACAGGATTGCTATTAACAAGGCCTTACAGAGTacaaatggacacctggacttGTTCCTCCGTttcctcctgggtctttcacAAGAACCCAGTCAGAAACTCCTACCAGACCTGCTAAAGAACACAATAAGTATTTCAGAGGCCCATCAGGAAACTGTTaagtacatcaagaagaagcTCAGTGAGAATCTTTCtccagagaaaagcatcaacctgttccactgcctgaatgaactgaatgatcgttcTCTAGTAGAGGAGATCCAACAGTCCCTGAGTTCAGGAAGTCTGTCCACAGGTTATCTCTCTCCGGCTCaatggtcagctctggtcttcatcttactgtcatcagaaaaagatctggacgtgtttgacctgaagaaatactctgcttcagaggaggctcttctgaggctgctgccagtggtcaaagcctcCAACAAAGCTCT actgagtggctgtaacctctcagagagaagctgtgaagctctgtcctcagttctccgctcccagtcctctagtctgaaagagctggacctgagtaacaacaacctgcaggattcaggacTGAAGATGTTGTCTATTGGACTAGAGAATCCACATTGCAGACTTGAGTCACTCAG GCTGAGTGGTTGTAACCTTTCATGGAGAAGTCTTAAAACCAtttcctcagttctcagctcccagttctctagtctgagagatctggacctgagtaatAACAACCTACAGGATTCAGGAGTAAAGCTGCTGTCTGAGGGACTGGGAAGTTCACAATGCAGACTGAAGATTCTCAG actgagtggctgtaacctctcgaagagaagctgtgaaattctgtcctcagttctcagctcccagttcTCTAGTttgagagatctggacctgagtaacaacaacctaCAGGATTCAGGGGTGAAGCTGCTATCTGCTGGACTGGAAAGTACACAGTGCAGACCAGAAAATCTCAG actgagtggctgtaacctctcagagagaagctgtgaagctctgtcctcagttctcagctcccagtcctctagtctgagagatctggacctgagtaacaacaacctgaaggattcaggagtgaaacTGTTGTCTGCTAgactggagagtccacactgcagactggagactctcag ACTGAGcagctgtaacctctcagagagaagctgtgaagctctgtcctcagttctcagttctgagtcctctagtctgagagatctggacctgagtaacaatgacctgcaggattcaggagtgaaacTGCTCTCAGATGGACTGGAGAATCCTCACTGCAGAATGGAAAATCTTGGGTGA
- the LOC108882269 gene encoding NACHT, LRR and PYD domains-containing protein 12-like isoform X1 codes for MLLSSAPRPARRIIKTPQIQLSQSEGESTVTKTSAPLPVRWWWWGVMMTSQVLFDTLGHLGKDEFHNFKWHLQQGDGYSYSAIPKGKLEDAERRDTVDLMMQTYTPRKAVVVTRRILEKINRNDLVERLSGTRSGSEAVIVPVPESQPITYYQGKLQSNLQNRFMCAQEGWAQKKDEQCLADIYTELYVTAGADVHINTQHEVRQIEKPGKPADTEKSVKPSDMFKHPSGKYRPIKTLLTNGIAGIGKTFLVHKFVLDWAEKRTNQDVHLIFPFTFRQLNSMKGEKFHLVELIHECIPETKHISDDALMYVFKNLEESGNSNFDKSEFKLLFILDGLDESRLQLDCTTNEKPEGDFVVTESTSVDVLLTNLIRGKLLPSARLWITTRPAAANQIHSDFVNMVTEVRGFTDPQKEEYFRKRFRDEDQASRIISHIKTSRSLHIMCHIPVFCWITATVLEDVLKTREGGELPKTLTEMYTEFLVFQINQTKKKYGPEKKMQYIKSLAKLAFQQLEEGNIIFYEKDLKESGVDVNGASKCSGVFTEIFKEERGRKDEDKIFSFVHLSVQEFLAAVYVRMSLFKHNRNVMCEPATTIQQLRMVFSQMSVAEIHRIAINKALQSTNGHLDLFLRFLLGLSQEPSQKLLPDLLKNTISISEAHQETVKYIKKKLSENLSPEKSINLFHCLNELNDRSLVEEIQQSLSSGSLSTGYLSPAQWSALVFILLSSEKDLDVFDLKKYSASEEALLRLLPVVKASNKALLSGCNLSERSCEALSSVLRSQSSSLKELDLSNNNLQDSGLKMLSIGLENPHCRLESLRLSGCNLSWRSLKTISSVLSSQFSSLRDLDLSNNNLQDSGVKLLSEGLGSSQCRLKILRLSGCNLSKRSCEILSSVLSSQFSSLRDLDLSNNNLQDSGVKLLSAGLESTQCRPENLRLSGCNLSERSCEALSSVLSSQSSSLRDLDLSNNNLKDSGVKLLSARLESPHCRLETLRLSSCNLSERSCEALSSVLSSESSSLRDLDLSNNDLQDSGVKLLSDGLENPHCRMENLGLSGCLISEEGCSSLVSALRSNPSYLRELDLSYNHPGDSGVKLLSDGLEDPDWRLDTLRVEHGGEQRLRPGVRKYSCELELDTNTVNRNLKLSDNNRTVTAIREKQPYPDHPDRFDGWHQLLCRTGLTGRCYWEVEWRGLVHIAVTYRGIRRKGLGDDCWFGGNNQSWSLSCSDIDGYSVWHNNEETDVPTPPTPSSSSSVSNRVAVYVDCPAGSLSFYRVSSDSLIHLHTFNTTFTEPLYPGFKLWCRCSSGSLVVLRSVW; via the exons atgttgttgtccTCAGCTCCTCGTCCTGCTCGTCGGATCATAAAGACTCCACAGATTCAACTGTCTCAGTCTGAAGGAGAATCAACAGTCACCAAGacttcagctcctcttcctgT gcggtggtggtggtggggggtcaTGATGACATCACAGGTCCTCTTTGACACACTGGGACATCTGGGAAAAGACGAATTCCACAACTTCAAATGGCATCTGCAGCAGGGTGACGGTTACAGCTACTCAGCCATCCCAAAGGGCAAACTGGAGGATGCAGAGCGGCGGGACACAGTAGATCTGATGATGCAGACCTACACACCTCGGAAAGCCGTGGTGGTGACCAGGAGGATTTTAGAGAAGATCAACAGGAATGATCTGGTGGAGCGATTGTCTGGCACCAGGTCAGGATCAGAAG CTGTGATAGTTCCAGTGCCAGAATCACAACCTATCACATATTACCAAGGAAAGCTTCAGTCAAACCTCCAGAACAGGTTCATGTGTGCACAAGAAGGGTGGGCACAGAAGAAGGATGAGCAGTGTCTGGCTGATATCTACACAGAGCTGTACGTCACAGCTGGGGCTGACGTCCATATCAACACACAgcatgaggtcagacagattgagAAACCAGGAaaaccagcagacacagagaaatcGGTTAAACCCAGTGACATGTTCAAACACCCCTCTGGAAAATACAGACccataaaaacactgctgacCAATGGAATCGCAGGAATTGGAAAAACGTTCCTTGTGCACAAGTTTGTGTTGGACTGGGCTGAAAAAAGAACCAATCAAGACGTTCATCTAATTTTCCCCTTCACCTTCCGTCAGCTGAATTCAATGAAGGGAGAAAAGTTTCATTTGGTAGAGCTCATTCATGAATGTATCCCAGAAACCAAGCACATCAGTGACGACGCTCTTATGTACGTTTTTAAAAACTTAGAGGAATCAGGAAACAGCAACTTTGACAAAAGTGAATTCaagcttttgtttattttggatgGACTGGATGAGAGCCGCCTTCAATTGGACTGCACCACAAATGAAAAGCCGGAAGGTGACTTTGTTGTGACAGAGTCCACTTCAgtggacgtgctgctgacaaacctaatcagggggaaactgcttccctctgctcgcctctggataaccacacgacctgcagcagccaatcagatccaTTCTGATTTTGTcaacatggtgacagaggtcagagggttcactgacccacagaaggaggagtatttcaggaagaggttcagagatgaggatcaggccagcaggatcatctcccacatcaagacctcacgaagcctccacatcatgtgtcacatcccagtcttctgctggatcactgctacagttctggaggatgtgttgaaaaccagagagggaggagagctgcccaagaccctgactgagatgtacACCGAATTCCTGGTGTTTCAGATCAACCAGACAAAAAAGAAGTATGGcccagaaaagaaaatgcagtaCATTAAATCTCTGGCAAAACTGGCTTTTCAGCAGCTGGAAGAAGGCAACATCATCTTCTATGAGAAAGACTTAAAAGAAAGTGGTGTTGATGTCAATGGGGCCTCGAAGTGTTCTGGTGTGTTCACAGAGATCTTTAAAGAAGAGCGTGGGAGGAAGGATGAAGACAAGATATTCAGCTTTGTgcatctgagtgttcaggagtttctaGCTGCTGTTTATGTGAGGATGTCGCTCtttaaacacaacagaaatgtgATGTGTGAGCCAGCAACAACCATTCAGCAACTGCGGATGGTTTTCAGTCAAATGTCTGTGGCAGAAATCCACAGGATTGCTATTAACAAGGCCTTACAGAGTacaaatggacacctggacttGTTCCTCCGTttcctcctgggtctttcacAAGAACCCAGTCAGAAACTCCTACCAGACCTGCTAAAGAACACAATAAGTATTTCAGAGGCCCATCAGGAAACTGTTaagtacatcaagaagaagcTCAGTGAGAATCTTTCtccagagaaaagcatcaacctgttccactgcctgaatgaactgaatgatcgttcTCTAGTAGAGGAGATCCAACAGTCCCTGAGTTCAGGAAGTCTGTCCACAGGTTATCTCTCTCCGGCTCaatggtcagctctggtcttcatcttactgtcatcagaaaaagatctggacgtgtttgacctgaagaaatactctgcttcagaggaggctcttctgaggctgctgccagtggtcaaagcctcCAACAAAGCTCT actgagtggctgtaacctctcagagagaagctgtgaagctctgtcctcagttctccgctcccagtcctctagtctgaaagagctggacctgagtaacaacaacctgcaggattcaggacTGAAGATGTTGTCTATTGGACTAGAGAATCCACATTGCAGACTTGAGTCACTCAG GCTGAGTGGTTGTAACCTTTCATGGAGAAGTCTTAAAACCAtttcctcagttctcagctcccagttctctagtctgagagatctggacctgagtaatAACAACCTACAGGATTCAGGAGTAAAGCTGCTGTCTGAGGGACTGGGAAGTTCACAATGCAGACTGAAGATTCTCAG actgagtggctgtaacctctcgaagagaagctgtgaaattctgtcctcagttctcagctcccagttcTCTAGTttgagagatctggacctgagtaacaacaacctaCAGGATTCAGGGGTGAAGCTGCTATCTGCTGGACTGGAAAGTACACAGTGCAGACCAGAAAATCTCAG actgagtggctgtaacctctcagagagaagctgtgaagctctgtcctcagttctcagctcccagtcctctagtctgagagatctggacctgagtaacaacaacctgaaggattcaggagtgaaacTGTTGTCTGCTAgactggagagtccacactgcagactggagactctcag ACTGAGcagctgtaacctctcagagagaagctgtgaagctctgtcctcagttctcagttctgagtcctctagtctgagagatctggacctgagtaacaatgacctgcaggattcaggagtgaaacTGCTCTCAGATGGACTGGAGAATCCTCACTGCAGAATGGAAAATCTTGG tctgtcaggttGTCTGATCTCAGAGGaaggctgttcttctctggtctcagctctgagatcCAACCCCTCCtatctgagagagctggacctgagctacaatcatccaggagactcaggagtgaagctgctgtctgatGGACTGGAGGATCCAGACTGGAGACTTGACACTCTCAG GGTGGAACATGGTGGAGAACAGAGGTTGAGACCTGGTGTGAGGAAGT attccTGTGAACTGGAACTGGatacaaacacagtgaacagaaacCTCAAACtttctgacaacaacaggacaGTCACAGCCATAAGAGAGAAGCAGCCATAccctgatcatccagacagatttgatgGCTGgcatcagctgctgtgtagaactggtctgactggtcgctgttactgggaggtcgagTGGAGAGGACTGGTTCATATAGCAGTGActtacagaggaatcagaaggaaAGGACTCGGTGATGACTGCTGGTTCGGAGGAAATAatcagtcctggagtctgagctgctctgatATTGATGGTTACTCTGTCTGGCACAATAACGAAGAAACAGATgtccccaccccccccaccccctcctcctcctcctctgtctctaacagagtagcagtttatgtggactgtcctgctggctctctgtccttctacagagtctcctctgactctctgatccacctccacaccttcaacaccacctTCACTGAACCTCTATATCCTGGGTTTAAGCTGTGGTGCAGGTGCTCGTCTGGTTCCTTGGTGGTTTTGCGCTCTGTGTGGTag
- the LOC108882269 gene encoding NACHT, LRR and PYD domains-containing protein 12-like isoform X2: MLLSSAPRPARRIIKTPQIQLSQSEGESTVTKTSAPLPVRWWWWGVMMTSQVLFDTLGHLGKDEFHNFKWHLQQGDGYSYSAIPKGKLEDAERRDTVDLMMQTYTPRKAVVVTRRILEKINRNDLVERLSGTRSGSEAVIVPVPESQPITYYQGKLQSNLQNRFMCAQEGWAQKKDEQCLADIYTELYVTAGADVHINTQHEVRQIEKPGKPADTEKSVKPSDMFKHPSGKYRPIKTLLTNGIAGIGKTFLVHKFVLDWAEKRTNQDVHLIFPFTFRQLNSMKGEKFHLVELIHECIPETKHISDDALMYVFKNLEESGNSNFDKSEFKLLFILDGLDESRLQLDCTTNEKPEGDFVVTESTSVDVLLTNLIRGKLLPSARLWITTRPAAANQIHSDFVNMVTEVRGFTDPQKEEYFRKRFRDEDQASRIISHIKTSRSLHIMCHIPVFCWITATVLEDVLKTREGGELPKTLTEMYTEFLVFQINQTKKKYGPEKKMQYIKSLAKLAFQQLEEGNIIFYEKDLKESGVDVNGASKCSGVFTEIFKEERGRKDEDKIFSFVHLSVQEFLAAVYVRMSLFKHNRNVMCEPATTIQQLRMVFSQMSVAEIHRIAINKALQSTNGHLDLFLRFLLGLSQEPSQKLLPDLLKNTISISEAHQETVKYIKKKLSENLSPEKSINLFHCLNELNDRSLVEEIQQSLSSGSLSTGYLSPAQWSALVFILLSSEKDLDVFDLKKYSASEEALLRLLPVVKASNKALLSGCNLSKRSCEILSSVLSSQFSSLRDLDLSNNNLQDSGVKLLSAGLESTQCRPENLRLSGCNLSERSCEALSSVLSSQSSSLRDLDLSNNNLKDSGVKLLSARLESPHCRLETLRLSSCNLSERSCEALSSVLSSESSSLRDLDLSNNDLQDSGVKLLSDGLENPHCRMENLGLSGCLISEEGCSSLVSALRSNPSYLRELDLSYNHPGDSGVKLLSDGLEDPDWRLDTLRVEHGGEQRLRPGVRKYSCELELDTNTVNRNLKLSDNNRTVTAIREKQPYPDHPDRFDGWHQLLCRTGLTGRCYWEVEWRGLVHIAVTYRGIRRKGLGDDCWFGGNNQSWSLSCSDIDGYSVWHNNEETDVPTPPTPSSSSSVSNRVAVYVDCPAGSLSFYRVSSDSLIHLHTFNTTFTEPLYPGFKLWCRCSSGSLVVLRSVW; this comes from the exons atgttgttgtccTCAGCTCCTCGTCCTGCTCGTCGGATCATAAAGACTCCACAGATTCAACTGTCTCAGTCTGAAGGAGAATCAACAGTCACCAAGacttcagctcctcttcctgT gcggtggtggtggtggggggtcaTGATGACATCACAGGTCCTCTTTGACACACTGGGACATCTGGGAAAAGACGAATTCCACAACTTCAAATGGCATCTGCAGCAGGGTGACGGTTACAGCTACTCAGCCATCCCAAAGGGCAAACTGGAGGATGCAGAGCGGCGGGACACAGTAGATCTGATGATGCAGACCTACACACCTCGGAAAGCCGTGGTGGTGACCAGGAGGATTTTAGAGAAGATCAACAGGAATGATCTGGTGGAGCGATTGTCTGGCACCAGGTCAGGATCAGAAG CTGTGATAGTTCCAGTGCCAGAATCACAACCTATCACATATTACCAAGGAAAGCTTCAGTCAAACCTCCAGAACAGGTTCATGTGTGCACAAGAAGGGTGGGCACAGAAGAAGGATGAGCAGTGTCTGGCTGATATCTACACAGAGCTGTACGTCACAGCTGGGGCTGACGTCCATATCAACACACAgcatgaggtcagacagattgagAAACCAGGAaaaccagcagacacagagaaatcGGTTAAACCCAGTGACATGTTCAAACACCCCTCTGGAAAATACAGACccataaaaacactgctgacCAATGGAATCGCAGGAATTGGAAAAACGTTCCTTGTGCACAAGTTTGTGTTGGACTGGGCTGAAAAAAGAACCAATCAAGACGTTCATCTAATTTTCCCCTTCACCTTCCGTCAGCTGAATTCAATGAAGGGAGAAAAGTTTCATTTGGTAGAGCTCATTCATGAATGTATCCCAGAAACCAAGCACATCAGTGACGACGCTCTTATGTACGTTTTTAAAAACTTAGAGGAATCAGGAAACAGCAACTTTGACAAAAGTGAATTCaagcttttgtttattttggatgGACTGGATGAGAGCCGCCTTCAATTGGACTGCACCACAAATGAAAAGCCGGAAGGTGACTTTGTTGTGACAGAGTCCACTTCAgtggacgtgctgctgacaaacctaatcagggggaaactgcttccctctgctcgcctctggataaccacacgacctgcagcagccaatcagatccaTTCTGATTTTGTcaacatggtgacagaggtcagagggttcactgacccacagaaggaggagtatttcaggaagaggttcagagatgaggatcaggccagcaggatcatctcccacatcaagacctcacgaagcctccacatcatgtgtcacatcccagtcttctgctggatcactgctacagttctggaggatgtgttgaaaaccagagagggaggagagctgcccaagaccctgactgagatgtacACCGAATTCCTGGTGTTTCAGATCAACCAGACAAAAAAGAAGTATGGcccagaaaagaaaatgcagtaCATTAAATCTCTGGCAAAACTGGCTTTTCAGCAGCTGGAAGAAGGCAACATCATCTTCTATGAGAAAGACTTAAAAGAAAGTGGTGTTGATGTCAATGGGGCCTCGAAGTGTTCTGGTGTGTTCACAGAGATCTTTAAAGAAGAGCGTGGGAGGAAGGATGAAGACAAGATATTCAGCTTTGTgcatctgagtgttcaggagtttctaGCTGCTGTTTATGTGAGGATGTCGCTCtttaaacacaacagaaatgtgATGTGTGAGCCAGCAACAACCATTCAGCAACTGCGGATGGTTTTCAGTCAAATGTCTGTGGCAGAAATCCACAGGATTGCTATTAACAAGGCCTTACAGAGTacaaatggacacctggacttGTTCCTCCGTttcctcctgggtctttcacAAGAACCCAGTCAGAAACTCCTACCAGACCTGCTAAAGAACACAATAAGTATTTCAGAGGCCCATCAGGAAACTGTTaagtacatcaagaagaagcTCAGTGAGAATCTTTCtccagagaaaagcatcaacctgttccactgcctgaatgaactgaatgatcgttcTCTAGTAGAGGAGATCCAACAGTCCCTGAGTTCAGGAAGTCTGTCCACAGGTTATCTCTCTCCGGCTCaatggtcagctctggtcttcatcttactgtcatcagaaaaagatctggacgtgtttgacctgaagaaatactctgcttcagaggaggctcttctgaggctgctgccagtggtcaaagcctcCAACAAAGCTCT actgagtggctgtaacctctcgaagagaagctgtgaaattctgtcctcagttctcagctcccagttcTCTAGTttgagagatctggacctgagtaacaacaacctaCAGGATTCAGGGGTGAAGCTGCTATCTGCTGGACTGGAAAGTACACAGTGCAGACCAGAAAATCTCAG actgagtggctgtaacctctcagagagaagctgtgaagctctgtcctcagttctcagctcccagtcctctagtctgagagatctggacctgagtaacaacaacctgaaggattcaggagtgaaacTGTTGTCTGCTAgactggagagtccacactgcagactggagactctcag ACTGAGcagctgtaacctctcagagagaagctgtgaagctctgtcctcagttctcagttctgagtcctctagtctgagagatctggacctgagtaacaatgacctgcaggattcaggagtgaaacTGCTCTCAGATGGACTGGAGAATCCTCACTGCAGAATGGAAAATCTTGG tctgtcaggttGTCTGATCTCAGAGGaaggctgttcttctctggtctcagctctgagatcCAACCCCTCCtatctgagagagctggacctgagctacaatcatccaggagactcaggagtgaagctgctgtctgatGGACTGGAGGATCCAGACTGGAGACTTGACACTCTCAG GGTGGAACATGGTGGAGAACAGAGGTTGAGACCTGGTGTGAGGAAGT attccTGTGAACTGGAACTGGatacaaacacagtgaacagaaacCTCAAACtttctgacaacaacaggacaGTCACAGCCATAAGAGAGAAGCAGCCATAccctgatcatccagacagatttgatgGCTGgcatcagctgctgtgtagaactggtctgactggtcgctgttactgggaggtcgagTGGAGAGGACTGGTTCATATAGCAGTGActtacagaggaatcagaaggaaAGGACTCGGTGATGACTGCTGGTTCGGAGGAAATAatcagtcctggagtctgagctgctctgatATTGATGGTTACTCTGTCTGGCACAATAACGAAGAAACAGATgtccccaccccccccaccccctcctcctcctcctctgtctctaacagagtagcagtttatgtggactgtcctgctggctctctgtccttctacagagtctcctctgactctctgatccacctccacaccttcaacaccacctTCACTGAACCTCTATATCCTGGGTTTAAGCTGTGGTGCAGGTGCTCGTCTGGTTCCTTGGTGGTTTTGCGCTCTGTGTGGTag